CAAACCCCTACTCCCGTCCAGAAGTACTCCATTCCCATTGTGATGAACGGTCGCGATCTCATGGCGTGTGCTCAGACTGGTTCCGGAAAGACTGGTGGTTTCCTGTTTCCCATTCTCTCTCAGGCCTTCCAGACAGGCCCTTCCCCTGTGCCTGCTCAGGCCTCCGGCCAGTTCGGCTATGGTCGTCAACGCAAGGCGTACCCTACTTCCCTGATCCTCGCCCCCACTCGTGAGCTCGTTTCTCAGATCTTTGACGAAGCCCGCAAGTTCGCTTACCGCTCTTGGGTTCGCCCCTGTGTCGTCTACGGTGGTGCCGATATTGGCTCTCAGCTCCGTCAGATCGAGCGTGGCTGTGATCTCCTGGTCGCTACCCCTGGTCGTCTGGTTGACCTGATCGAGCGTGGCCGCATCTCTCTGGTTAACATCAAGTACCTGGTCCTCGACGAGGCTGATCGTATGTTGGACATGGGTTTCGAGCCTCAGATTCGCCGCATCGTAGAGGGTGAAGACATGCCTAACGTCAATGAGCGCCAAACTCTGATGTTCTCAGCCACTTTCCCTCGTGATATTCAGATGCTTGCCCGGGACTTCCTGAAGGATTACGTGTTCCTCTCCGTCGGTCGTGTTGGCTCCACCTCTGAGAACATTACTCAGAAGGTCGAGTATGTCGAGGATCACGACAAGCGTTCCGTccttcttgatatcctccacaCCCATGGCACGAGCGGTCTTACTCTCATCTTCGTGGAGACCAAGCGTATGGCGGATGCTCTTTCCGACTTCCTGCTTAACCAACGCTTCCCTGCAACTGCTATTCACGGTGATCGCACCCAGCGTGAGCGTGAACGTGCTTTGGAGATGTTCCGCTCCGGGCGTTGCCCTATTTTGGTTGCTACTGCTGTCGCTGCTCGTGGTCTTGATATTCCAAACGTCACCCATGTCATTAACTATGATCTACCCACCGACATTGATGACTACGTTCATCGCATTGGTCGTACCGGTCGTGCGGGTAACACTGGTATCGCTActgccttcttcaaccgTAGCAACCGTGGTGTTGTCCGTGAGCTGATTGACCTTCTCAAGGAGGCTCATCAAGAAGTTCCTTCCTTCCTGGAGAGCATTGCTCGCGAAGGCAGCGGATATGGTGGACGCGGAGGCCGTGGAGGCCGCGGTCGTGGTGGCAATGCCACTCGCGATATGCGTCGTATGGGTGGTAACGTTGGCGGTGGTGGTCCCTCGTTCGGCGGCGGCTACGGTGCTCCCAGTGGAAGCAGCTATGGCGGCGGGGCTGGCGGCTACGGTGCTCCCCCAGCCTACGGTGGTGGCTACGGCGGTGGTTATGGCGGCGGTAGCTACGGAAACCCCTCGGGCCCAACTGGACCCTCTTCCTGGTGGTAAATTACCTAGGAGGTTGTGGTCCTTGACGAGGCCGTTGGGTCTGAATGGCTCGTCTTCTCTCATGCCTTTCATCTGATGGTTACGATCGGAAAACGAGTCCTGAAGCACCTCTCTTCGTCCTTCTACCTTTTCTCACCTTTCTGTCAGGACCGGCTTTGTCACGACCGCCACGACTTCCTCTTTTACAATTTTCTATGTTATCTGACTCCTCGATTTGGGTTTGTGGGTGTTCTTTGTCTGCTGAGCATTTCGCGATTGCTATTTTTCGTTCGCCTTTTCCGTCTTAGAAATGGGACGTTCGATGCGGTCCGATATCTCCATCTCGCTGCGCCCAACCATACGGTCGGTATGGATAGAAGCGCCTTGATCGGCATTGCATGATTATCATAGATCGCGTTGAATTTCCTGCTATGACCGTCTTTTTCAGATACCCTTACCTGTTTTTCAAGCGTCCATGTGGAGGTACGCTTGAACGATGCGCGCCGAGCGGGAGTGCCGGCTTTTCGTCTTCCAGAAAAGTACTTTTTATGGTTTTCATATGCTCGGTGCTATTGCAGCTGCATCGACTGCGTCTTGCAACATAGATCTCTACGGTTTCGGTATCTAAAGGCGGGCCTGTTCTGTATCTCTTCGTCTTTTTGCTCGAAGTCTTAGTCACACGTGCATGCGTTATTCCTTTTCATGGAAACCAACGCTTTCTTCTCCGAGCTGTGTCATTACTTTCCATCGACTCTGAACGGCTATTCCGAGTCTGCGCATCCACACCGCATGAAAGGGGCGAGTGCACGTGGCAATCGTGTCCACgggccttttctttccttgtgtgtactttcctttttcttttaccGCGGTGAATAAATTACTCGATGCGAGTGATATAGATGGGATTTTTTTGCATTGTGTTATGGCGTTGACTTGAGCTGCTGTGTCCACAAAATATTCTCTGCACTGGGGTCCGTGGGAGGCTTGACGTTCGAATGGGAGTCTTTTTGTGTTTCATTACTCGGATCCTCGGAGGGGGTAAAGCTGTGGTTTCTGGCGCCTTGATGTTCATGCTGGTTCGGAGGCATCATCGTTTACAGTCAGAAGCAGCTTGGGGCATTAGGCCTGCTAACGGCACGGCGTAGCTCACGGAGACGTTTAGTCtcgagagaagagagctACCTTTATCAAATAAAAGTTCTACTTTGTCTGTGTCATTGTAGCTTCAACGGACGATGGCATAAAAGAGTTATGGTTTAGTAATCCTCTCGTTTCtctggatggtgatgagcaATGACAAGTTCCTTCTTGTGTGTGGTTGGAATGTGGGTGTGTTTCTAGTGGTTTGCAAAGACTGACCTCAAGTGCACGGAATAATAACATCACTGATGGAAACTcccagcctcctcttcctcacccAATACAGCTTAGCAGACCTCCGTCTGAGGTTCTGTTTTTCTCTATTAATAGGGCGTCAAACTTCGCATTTCCAGTGTAGATACAATACATCTAGAGGTCCGCATTCAAGCAGGTTCTTACATAATCTGGGGCTTCCTCTCTCTATTGTTGAGCATCTTTGCATGGATGCTATACGAAAGGCGAAATCCGCAATGAGTAATTTCGTTTTGAATATTCTGATCATTGGATGGAAGTATATTACTTACAGCCATCAAGAGCTTATATCAAATACATCTCATTGCGAGGTAATAAGGGAGGAAAGAATGATTAGAGAACAGTACCTAGTAGTTGGTTGGGTAGTATGACCTCTGTATACCAAAGCTGCGGCAAGGCAAAAGATCCGGAAAGGAAGCCAGAAAAATATCGGCACCAGAACACCCACAACGCTCCTTTTGCCTTTGCTCGAACcactttcttttctcttcatccaacACCAGAGTCCATCTTCGTCTATATTTATCAACATCGCATCCagctctcatcttcattttgTTCTCTCATTCTTCCTTGACTCTAGGTATAAACTTGTGGCATCATTTCCTCCCCTTTAAATAGGTACACGCTTCGCGGTCCTCGATAACTCAAGCCTGACAGCGTGTGGCGGaaaccccccccccttttccCCTGGGGCACGAAGCAACAATCCACAAGTACGGACCACTCGCGAGAGTGGATAATTTCTACATTGATAATCACCTACCTCGCGAGAAATTGCTGAATTGACGGGGGTCCCTTCGGAGATGGCCGACGTCGAAAGCAACGTCGCAGACGAGTCGTTTGCGCAGTCCGAAACCCAGGACGAGCAGCCTTCGCACAGTACAGTCAGCGCGACGGTTGGCATCAGGCGTCAGGCGAATGGCACCATTGGCTCCGTCTACTCAGGAAACAAAATCAGGCATCTGAAAAAGGAAGATGGTATGCCACTCTGGCGCAAGGACATCCAGTACCAGTTTCTCAAATTGGTCTTCGAGGACAAGACTCCAGTGTTCACTCGCTGGTccgatggcaagaagggCTTGGATTTTGCGGATATTTACATTGATGCGATGGCGAGGAGCAGTAAGACGAGCAAGATACTTAAGGACAAACTGCAGAGCGATAAGCAAGCCGCCATTAATATGGCGATGGTTTGTCTGCTTGTTAACTTTGGGAGGATGAATACCACTTTGAACTGTATGGttttgcctttctttttgtctCTTCACTCAGCGCTCTTCGCGATCTCATTCCTTTCTAAATCCTCCCTTAAACTTGTGCCATTGGATCTCGAGACTGACTTGGAGACAAATTCAGTTTTCCCCGAAATGCGCGCTCAACTACGGACTTATCACTCTATTCCTTCCCTGCAGGCACACCAAGACCCCAACGCATACAAGCAGCTTCAGGATGCTCCTCGTCTCAAGTCGATCCTCAAGGGTGCATCAGAGGATGTTGACCAGCCAAATACgctcgagaagatcaaacgCCATCCCATCCCTCGGACTAATCCGGTGCATCTCATCT
The Aspergillus fumigatus Af293 chromosome 4, whole genome shotgun sequence DNA segment above includes these coding regions:
- the ded1 gene encoding DEAD/DEAH box helicase — translated: MADSLKMGNLSLNESQHAPAAPPSNGRAAYIPPHLRQRTMGANVDGAAASPPGPAPGAGAWNGPRNAPRGGNWANANASDFSPRGPNVPNGNISWTPTETQRRPFNPHAYGHPGHGGSYGGSHGSAKGSGDGQWRDGKHIPGPANARLERELFGVPNDPTKQSTGINFANYDDIPVEASGHDVPEPVNAFTNPPLDDHLISNIKLARYQTPTPVQKYSIPIVMNGRDLMACAQTGSGKTGGFLFPILSQAFQTGPSPVPAQASGQFGYGRQRKAYPTSLILAPTRELVSQIFDEARKFAYRSWVRPCVVYGGADIGSQLRQIERGCDLLVATPGRLVDLIERGRISLVNIKYLVLDEADRMLDMGFEPQIRRIVEGEDMPNVNERQTLMFSATFPRDIQMLARDFLKDYVFLSVGRVGSTSENITQKVEYVEDHDKRSVLLDILHTHGTSGLTLIFVETKRMADALSDFLLNQRFPATAIHGDRTQRERERALEMFRSGRCPILVATAVAARGLDIPNVTHVINYDLPTDIDDYVHRIGRTGRAGNTGIATAFFNRSNRGVVRELIDLLKEAHQEVPSFLESIAREGSGYGGRGGRGGRGRGGNATRDMRRMGGNVGGGGPSFGGGYGAPSGSSYGGGAGGYGAPPAYGGGYGGGYGGGSYGNPSGPTGPSSWW